A single region of the Brassica rapa cultivar Chiifu-401-42 chromosome A03, CAAS_Brap_v3.01, whole genome shotgun sequence genome encodes:
- the LOC103858367 gene encoding sulfite exporter TauE/SafE family protein 3 isoform X2, with the protein MSHIRWNSRGLRSVTVLLLNLALAFAFVSAESILKLDSQTRESVRWESDQTGYHHVWPEFEFNWQVVLGTLVGFFGAAFGSVGGVGGGGIFVPMLSLIIGFDPKSATAMSKCMIMGASVSTVYYNLRLRHPTLDMPIIDYDLALLIQPMLMLGISVGVAFNVMFPDWMVTVLLIILFLGTSTKAFLKGCETWNKETIEKMEAAKRLESNSVSATEVEYVPLPAAPSTNNGNNKKQQVSIIENVYWKELGLLVFVWVVFLALQIAKIPVAVGVSGYEAVALYQGRRIIASNGQGDSNFTVGQLVLYCTFGILAGIVGGLLGLGGGFIMGPLFLELGVPPQVSSATATFAMTFSSSMSVIEYYLLKRFPVPYALYLVGVATVAALVGQHVVRRLIAVIGRASLIIFILASMIFISAISLGGVGIVNMIGKFQRHEYMGFENICKYSG; encoded by the exons ATGTCGCATATCAGATGGAACTCTCGGGGTCTGAGATCCGTAACCGTTCTTCTTCTAAATCTAGCTTTAGCTTTCGCATTCGTGTCCGCTGAGAGTATCCTCAAGTTAGATTCTCAAACGCGGGAAAGTGTCCGCTGGGAATCTGACCAAACAGGCTATCATCATGTCTGGCCC GAATTTGAGTTTAACTGGCAAGTTGTGTTGGGAACTCTGGTTGGATTCTTCGGTGCTGCTTTTGGCAGCGTAGGAGGTGTTGGTGGAGGTGGAATCTTTGTTCCAATGCTAAGTTTGATTATTGGGTTTGATCCCAAATCAGCAACAGCCATGTCTAAAT gcaTGATCATGGGAGCTTCTGTGTCAACTGTGTATTACAACCTTAGGTTGAGGCATCCTACTCTTGATATGCCAATCATTGACTATGATCTCGCCCTCCTCATCCAGCCCATGCTTATGCTCGGGATCAGCGTTGGGGTTGCTTTCAATGTCATGTTTCCCGATTGGATGGTTACAGTACTACTCATTATCCTCTTTCTAG GCACATCAACAAAGGCTTTCTTAAAAGGTTGTGAGACTTGGAACAAGGAGACTATAGAGAAAATG GAAGCTGCTAAGCGTTTAGAGTCAAATA GTGTATCTGCCACAGAAGTGGAGTACGTTCCTCTACCCGCAGCTCCGAGCACAAACAATGGAAACAACAAGAAACAACAA GTGAGTATTATAGAAAATGTATACTGGAAGGAACTGGGACTTCTCGTTTTCGTCTGGGTTGTTTTCCTGGCACTTCAGATAGCCAAG ATTCCGGTTGCAGTTGGAGTATCAGGGTATGAGGCAGTAGCTTTGTACCAGGGTAGAAGAATCATTGCGTCGAATGGACAAGGAGACTCCAATTTCACCGTTGGTCAGCTTGTTCTCTACTGTACATTTGGCATATTGGCTGGAATCGTCGGTGGTTTACTTGGTTTAGGTGGAGGTTTCATCATGGGCCCATTGTTCTTAGAGCTAGGTGTCCCACCACAG GTCTCAAGTGCTACAGCTACTTTTGCTATGACTTTCTCTTCATCCATGTCTGTTATAGAATACTATCTTCTCAAACGATTCCCTGTTCCATATG CTCTGTACCTTGTGGGAGTGGCTACAGTTGCAGCTTTGGTTGGACAACATGTAGTGAGAAGGTTGATTGCAGTCATCGGCAGGGCATCTctcatcatcttcatccttGCGTCCATGATTTTTATCAGCGCGATATCACTTG GTGGCGTGGGGATAGTGAACATGATCGGCAAATTCCAACGGCATGAGTACATGGGTTTCGAAAACATCTGCAAGTACAGTGGTTAA
- the LOC103858367 gene encoding sulfite exporter TauE/SafE family protein 3 isoform X1, with protein sequence MSHIRWNSRGLRSVTVLLLNLALAFAFVSAESILKLDSQTRESVRWESDQTGYHHVWPEFEFNWQVVLGTLVGFFGAAFGSVGGVGGGGIFVPMLSLIIGFDPKSATAMSKCMIMGASVSTVYYNLRLRHPTLDMPIIDYDLALLIQPMLMLGISVGVAFNVMFPDWMVTVLLIILFLGTSTKAFLKGCETWNKETIEKMEAAKRLESNSVSATEVEYVPLPAAPSTNNGNNKKQQVSIIENVYWKELGLLVFVWVVFLALQIAKQNMATCSIAYWVINLLQIPVAVGVSGYEAVALYQGRRIIASNGQGDSNFTVGQLVLYCTFGILAGIVGGLLGLGGGFIMGPLFLELGVPPQVSSATATFAMTFSSSMSVIEYYLLKRFPVPYALYLVGVATVAALVGQHVVRRLIAVIGRASLIIFILASMIFISAISLGGVGIVNMIGKFQRHEYMGFENICKYSG encoded by the exons ATGTCGCATATCAGATGGAACTCTCGGGGTCTGAGATCCGTAACCGTTCTTCTTCTAAATCTAGCTTTAGCTTTCGCATTCGTGTCCGCTGAGAGTATCCTCAAGTTAGATTCTCAAACGCGGGAAAGTGTCCGCTGGGAATCTGACCAAACAGGCTATCATCATGTCTGGCCC GAATTTGAGTTTAACTGGCAAGTTGTGTTGGGAACTCTGGTTGGATTCTTCGGTGCTGCTTTTGGCAGCGTAGGAGGTGTTGGTGGAGGTGGAATCTTTGTTCCAATGCTAAGTTTGATTATTGGGTTTGATCCCAAATCAGCAACAGCCATGTCTAAAT gcaTGATCATGGGAGCTTCTGTGTCAACTGTGTATTACAACCTTAGGTTGAGGCATCCTACTCTTGATATGCCAATCATTGACTATGATCTCGCCCTCCTCATCCAGCCCATGCTTATGCTCGGGATCAGCGTTGGGGTTGCTTTCAATGTCATGTTTCCCGATTGGATGGTTACAGTACTACTCATTATCCTCTTTCTAG GCACATCAACAAAGGCTTTCTTAAAAGGTTGTGAGACTTGGAACAAGGAGACTATAGAGAAAATG GAAGCTGCTAAGCGTTTAGAGTCAAATA GTGTATCTGCCACAGAAGTGGAGTACGTTCCTCTACCCGCAGCTCCGAGCACAAACAATGGAAACAACAAGAAACAACAA GTGAGTATTATAGAAAATGTATACTGGAAGGAACTGGGACTTCTCGTTTTCGTCTGGGTTGTTTTCCTGGCACTTCAGATAGCCAAG CAAAATATGGCTACATGTTCAATAGCATATTGGGTCATAAACTTGTTACAG ATTCCGGTTGCAGTTGGAGTATCAGGGTATGAGGCAGTAGCTTTGTACCAGGGTAGAAGAATCATTGCGTCGAATGGACAAGGAGACTCCAATTTCACCGTTGGTCAGCTTGTTCTCTACTGTACATTTGGCATATTGGCTGGAATCGTCGGTGGTTTACTTGGTTTAGGTGGAGGTTTCATCATGGGCCCATTGTTCTTAGAGCTAGGTGTCCCACCACAG GTCTCAAGTGCTACAGCTACTTTTGCTATGACTTTCTCTTCATCCATGTCTGTTATAGAATACTATCTTCTCAAACGATTCCCTGTTCCATATG CTCTGTACCTTGTGGGAGTGGCTACAGTTGCAGCTTTGGTTGGACAACATGTAGTGAGAAGGTTGATTGCAGTCATCGGCAGGGCATCTctcatcatcttcatccttGCGTCCATGATTTTTATCAGCGCGATATCACTTG GTGGCGTGGGGATAGTGAACATGATCGGCAAATTCCAACGGCATGAGTACATGGGTTTCGAAAACATCTGCAAGTACAGTGGTTAA
- the LOC103858369 gene encoding uncharacterized protein LOC103858369, which translates to MDDDRILERERLQIELIRELDFEELQVEEVEEDSPDSDEDDDLAAFRVTSHTRLSDNLGADELVFNPDVASLHTYLGEVEDTTNRIASVDGGTVLKLPLFYLEGVVLFPESTLPLRIIQSSFLAAVERALSQTNAPCTIGVIRVYREGHQFKYATVGTTAEIRQYRRLSDGSFNVITRGQQRFRLKRRWTDVEGFPCGEVHIVDEDVPLRTPRDAFGKLVPVSNLRGRCDSSKMSTFTPHRDTDEQSVANSEESFEGGLTLSEKRLHHSAVDSIMDDWTSSDDDQVVSTSNIQSSASHSYSSRSIRCSGQDDKNESGNGKSPVSQGKDQKHFRLTSFREKTDLNRFRMAPRAFWPYWVYRMYDSYHLAQRAADLWKQIVGVPNMEAVVNKPDILSFFIASKIPVSESIRQELLEIDGVSYRLQREIELLESFDRVRCKHCQTIIARRSDMLVMSSDGPLGAYVNPHGYVHEVMTFYKANDVALRGRPVLKDSWFPGYAWTIANCATCETQLGWLFTAANKKLKPSSFWAVRSSQVADDMR; encoded by the exons ATGGACGACGACAGGatcctagagagagagaggctacAGATCGAGCTGATTCGCGAGCTTGATTTCGAGGAGTTGCAGGTGGAGGAAGTCGAAGAAGATTCTCCCGATTCCGACGAAGATGATGATCTCGCTGCATTTCGGGTCACCTCCCACACTCGTCTTTC TGATAATCTCGGTGCTGATGAACTTGTCTTCAATCCAGATGTTGCTTCTCTACACACCTATCTTGgcg AGGTTGAAGACACTACAAACAGAATTGCTTCTGTGGATGGAGGCACCGTTTTGAAGCTCCCCCTTTTCTATCTTGAAG GAGTGGTTCTATTTCCAGAGTCTACACTTCCCCTTAGGATTATCCAGTCTAGCTTCTTGGCTGCTGTTGAGAGAGCTTTGAGCCAAACTAATGCTCCATGTACTATAGGTGTG atTCGTGTTTACAGAGAAGGTCATCAGTTCAAGTACGCCACTGTTGGTACAACCGCAGAG ATACGACAATACCGTCGACTCAGTGACGGCTCATTCAATGTTATTACTCGTGGACAACAACGGTTTCGTTTAAAGCGTCGCTGGACTGACGTTGAAGGATTC CCTTGCGGAGAGGTTCATATTGTTGACGAAGATGTACCCTTGAGGACTCCCAGGGATGCGTTTGGGAAGCTGGTTCCAGTAAGCAACCTGCGAGGTCGCTGTGACTCGAGTAAAATGTCTACATTTACACCTCACAGAGATACGGACGAACAGTCGGTAGCAAATTCCGAAGAAAGTTTTGAGGGTGGTCTTACTCTGTCAGAGAAAAGACTTCACCATTCAGCAGTTGACTCAATTATGGATGACTGGACGAGTAGTGATGATGATCAAGTAGTCAGCACATCTAATATCCAATCTAGTGCATCTCATTCGTACAGCTCTAGGTCCATTAGATGTTCTGGGCAAGATGACAAAAATGAATCTGGAAATGGCAAGAGTCCTGTTTCACAAGGGAAAGATCAAAAGCATTTTAGGCTGACAAGTTTCCGGGAAAAGACTGATCTAAATAGATTCCGTATGGCCCCAAGAGCGTTTTGGCCATACTGGGTGTATCGGATGTACGACTCATATCATCTTGCTCAAAGAGCAGCTG ATCTCTGGAAGCAGATCGTTGGGGTTCCAAACATGGAGGCTGTAGTGAATAAACCAGATATTTTGTCCTTTTTCATCGCTAGTAAAATTCCCGTCTCTGAGTCAATTAGACAAGAGCTCTTGGAGATTGACGGAGTCTCTTACAGATTGCAGCGAGAAATAGAATTGCTCGAGAGCTTTGATCGTGTTCGATGTAAACACTGCCAG ACTATTATAGCAAGAAGAAGTGACATGTTGGTTATGTCTAGTGATGGTCCTCTAGGTGCCTATGTAAACCCACATGGCTATGTGCATGAGGTAATGACCTTTTACAAAGCAAATGACGTAGCGCTTAGAGGTAGACCAGTTCTAAAAGACAGCTGGTTTCCTGG GTACGCATGGACGATTGCAAATTGTGCAACGTGTGAAACCCAGCTGGGTTGGCTTTTCACTGCGGCAAACAAGAAGTTGAAGCCATCGTCTTTCTGGGCAGTTCGGAGTTCACAGGTTGCAGATGACATGCGGTGA